The Thermithiobacillus plumbiphilus genome has a window encoding:
- the nhaR gene encoding transcriptional activator NhaR, with protein MRGLNYNHLHYFWTVAKEGSIVRASEVLHLTPQTISGQLRLLEEALGGKLFARTGRKLVLTDIGRLAFSYADDIFRLGAEMEDVLQGRVGGQPLEFAVGIVDVVPKLVAYRLLEPALKLSEPVRIVCREGKLDALLTDIAVHRLDMLLADTPISPSANVRVFNHLLGECGVSFFAARDLAEPYQAGFPGSLSGAPMLLPATNTALRGALMQWLDQQGVRPRIVGEFEDSALMTAFGQAGVGVFIAPSVIEADLLRTGELAVIGRSERVRERFYAISAERRLRHPAVVAVSQAARAALFTVADTA; from the coding sequence ATGCGCGGACTGAACTACAACCATCTCCACTATTTCTGGACGGTTGCCAAGGAAGGCAGCATCGTCCGCGCCAGCGAGGTCCTGCATCTGACGCCTCAGACCATCAGCGGCCAGTTGCGCCTGCTGGAGGAGGCCCTGGGCGGCAAGCTCTTCGCCCGCACCGGGCGCAAGCTGGTGCTGACCGACATCGGCCGGCTGGCCTTCAGCTATGCCGATGACATCTTTCGTCTGGGCGCGGAAATGGAGGATGTGCTGCAGGGGCGGGTGGGTGGCCAGCCGCTGGAGTTCGCGGTGGGGATCGTGGACGTGGTACCGAAGCTGGTGGCCTACCGCCTGCTGGAACCGGCGCTGAAGCTGTCCGAGCCGGTGCGCATCGTCTGTCGCGAGGGCAAGCTCGATGCCCTGTTGACGGATATCGCGGTGCACCGGCTCGACATGCTGCTGGCCGATACCCCGATCAGTCCCAGCGCGAACGTGCGGGTCTTCAATCACCTGCTGGGTGAGTGCGGCGTGAGTTTTTTCGCGGCCCGCGACCTGGCTGAACCGTACCAGGCCGGTTTTCCTGGTTCCCTGAGCGGCGCCCCGATGTTGCTGCCGGCCACCAACACGGCGCTACGTGGGGCGCTCATGCAGTGGCTCGACCAGCAGGGTGTTCGACCGCGCATCGTTGGAGAATTCGAGGATAGTGCGCTGATGACGGCGTTTGGGCAGGCCGGGGTGGGGGTGTTCATTGCGCCGAGCGTGATCGAAGCCGATCTTCTGCGAACTGGAGAACTGGCGGTGATCGGCCGCAGCGAGCGGGTGCGTGAAAGATTCTATGCCATTTCCGCCGAGCGCAGGCTGCGCCATCCAGCGGTGGTGGCGGTCAGTCAGGCCGCACGCGCGGCCTTGTTTACCGTTGCCG
- the htpX gene encoding protease HtpX — protein MKRIFLFLATNLAIMVVLGITVSLLGVGRFISSAGLDLSSLFAFAAIFGMGGSFISLAISKWVAKKSTGAQVIEQPRNQTEAWLLEIVQRQARQAGIKTPEVAIYDSPEPNAFATGPSRNNALVAVSTGLLHSMSAEEAEAVLAHEVSHVANGDMVTLALIQGVVNTFVIAIAKIVGYVVDRALSGNDEEYQGPGIGYWVTSIAAEILLGFLATAIVMWFSRRREFRADAGAAGLAGRGKMIAALERLRSIHEPSHMPSQMAAFGIKGGVAHGLYKLFMSHPPLEERIAALRAQ, from the coding sequence ATGAAACGCATCTTTCTATTTCTGGCGACCAACCTGGCCATCATGGTGGTGCTCGGCATCACCGTCAGCCTGCTCGGGGTCGGACGCTTCATCAGCAGCGCCGGCCTGGATCTGAGCAGTCTGTTCGCCTTTGCCGCCATCTTCGGCATGGGTGGCTCCTTCATCTCGCTGGCGATTTCGAAGTGGGTGGCCAAAAAGTCCACCGGCGCCCAGGTGATCGAACAGCCGCGCAACCAGACCGAAGCCTGGTTGCTGGAGATCGTACAGCGCCAGGCGCGGCAGGCCGGCATCAAGACGCCTGAAGTGGCCATCTATGACTCGCCCGAGCCCAATGCCTTTGCCACCGGGCCGAGCCGCAACAATGCCTTGGTGGCGGTGAGCACCGGCCTGCTGCATTCCATGAGCGCCGAGGAGGCCGAGGCCGTGTTGGCCCATGAGGTCAGCCATGTGGCCAATGGCGACATGGTGACGCTGGCGCTGATCCAGGGTGTGGTGAACACCTTCGTGATCGCCATCGCCAAGATCGTCGGCTACGTGGTGGACCGCGCCCTGTCCGGCAACGACGAGGAATACCAGGGGCCGGGCATCGGCTACTGGGTGACCAGCATCGCCGCCGAGATCCTGCTGGGCTTCCTGGCCACGGCCATCGTGATGTGGTTCAGCCGCCGCCGCGAGTTCCGCGCCGATGCTGGCGCCGCGGGCCTGGCCGGGCGCGGCAAGATGATCGCCGCCCTGGAGCGCCTGCGCAGCATCCACGAGCCTTCACACATGCCATCGCAGATGGCAGCCTTCGGCATCAAGGGCGGCGTGGCGCACGGACTCTACAAGCTGTTCATGTCCCATCCGCCGCTGGAAGAGCGAATTGCGGCCCTGCGGGCGCAATGA
- a CDS encoding TerC family protein gives MPQTIAVWWMWSGFIVFIAAMIAIDMITLHRHGAHRISAREAGTWTALWIGLALLFDLLLWLYLDSHHGRALANEKALEFLTGYLIEKALAVDNIFVFLMVFSYFAVPLEYQKRILLYGVLGAIVMRAVLILVGAVLIAQFHWIFYVFGAFLVFTGLKMLAFSEQAPDLSQNLVLRWMRGHLRITNSYHGERFVIRQDGRRWFTPLVLVLVLIELSDLIFAVDSIPAIFAVTTDPFIVFTSNIFAILGLRAMYFLLADIAARFHLLRYGLAMVLVFIGAKMLLVEVYKIPIGLALIVVALLIGASVVASLLLPARNRSSDSDT, from the coding sequence ATGCCGCAAACGATTGCCGTCTGGTGGATGTGGTCCGGCTTCATTGTCTTTATCGCAGCGATGATCGCCATCGACATGATTACCCTGCACCGCCACGGGGCACACCGGATCTCCGCCCGGGAAGCCGGTACCTGGACAGCACTCTGGATCGGGCTGGCGCTGCTCTTTGATCTGCTGTTGTGGCTTTACCTCGACAGCCATCATGGTCGCGCGCTGGCAAACGAAAAAGCACTGGAGTTTCTGACCGGCTATCTCATCGAGAAAGCACTCGCCGTCGACAACATCTTCGTTTTTCTGATGGTTTTCAGCTATTTCGCGGTACCGCTCGAATATCAGAAACGGATACTCCTCTACGGTGTTCTCGGCGCAATCGTCATGCGTGCGGTACTGATCCTTGTCGGCGCGGTACTGATCGCGCAGTTTCACTGGATATTTTACGTCTTTGGTGCCTTTCTGGTGTTCACCGGCCTGAAAATGCTGGCTTTTTCCGAACAGGCGCCCGATCTGTCCCAAAATCTGGTGCTACGCTGGATGCGAGGACACCTGCGGATCACCAACAGCTACCACGGCGAACGCTTCGTCATCCGGCAGGATGGCAGGCGCTGGTTCACGCCGTTGGTACTGGTCCTAGTCCTGATCGAGCTGAGTGACCTCATCTTTGCGGTGGACAGCATCCCGGCCATCTTCGCGGTGACCACCGACCCTTTCATTGTATTCACCTCCAACATCTTTGCCATCCTTGGCTTGCGCGCGATGTACTTCCTGCTCGCCGACATCGCCGCACGCTTTCACCTGCTCAGATATGGCCTGGCCATGGTGCTGGTCTTTATCGGCGCGAAAATGCTGCTGGTGGAAGTCTACAAGATCCCGATCGGGCTCGCGTTGATTGTAGTCGCCCTGCTGATTGGCGCCTCGGTGGTGGCCAGCCTGCTCCTGCCGGCACGCAACAGGTCTTCCGACAGCGACACCTAG
- the speD gene encoding adenosylmethionine decarboxylase: MRSLGHQIVAEFYHCDKNILSDVERVTDAMLEAARRTGCTIVTQTFHHFSPYGVSGAVIVAESHLAIHTWPEYGYAAVDIFTCGDTVFPEKGLNFLKEALRSQQVSTMEMNRGQVDMMGVDPASVTVKLAANG, from the coding sequence ATGCGCTCTTTGGGACATCAGATCGTCGCAGAGTTCTACCACTGTGACAAAAACATCCTCAGCGATGTTGAACGGGTAACCGACGCCATGCTGGAAGCGGCCCGCCGCACCGGCTGCACCATCGTGACCCAGACCTTCCACCACTTTTCCCCCTATGGCGTCAGCGGCGCAGTGATCGTCGCCGAATCACACCTGGCCATTCACACCTGGCCCGAATACGGCTATGCTGCCGTCGACATCTTCACCTGCGGTGACACTGTGTTCCCGGAAAAGGGGCTGAATTTCCTCAAGGAAGCCCTGCGTTCACAGCAGGTCTCCACCATGGAGATGAACCGTGGCCAGGTCGACATGATGGGCGTGGACCCGGCTTCCGTGACGGTCAAGCTGGCCGCCAACGGCTAG
- the speE gene encoding polyamine aminopropyltransferase gives MSTELWYSERWEEGRSGISLKVLNVLHREQSPYQTIEIFETESFGTLMTLDGLVMVTDRDNFVYHEMMSHPALFSHPDPKRVLIIGGGDCGTLREVLKHPGVEHVDMVELDERVTRVAEIYFSQLCESNQDPRAHFHFTDGIQWVADARAGSYDVIMVDSTDPVGPAAGLFATEFYQNCLRALGNRGVLVGQSESPLFNADLIRSIRARMREAGASDVATIHFPQCTYPSGWWSATLAGKGLNLADFREQAAQAKAFPTRYYNAALHRGALAMPEFLLG, from the coding sequence ATGAGCACGGAACTATGGTATTCGGAGCGTTGGGAAGAAGGTCGCTCGGGCATCAGCCTGAAGGTGTTGAACGTCCTGCACCGCGAGCAGAGCCCCTACCAGACCATCGAGATCTTCGAAACGGAGAGCTTTGGTACCCTGATGACGCTCGACGGCCTGGTCATGGTGACCGACCGGGACAACTTCGTCTATCACGAGATGATGTCCCACCCGGCCCTGTTTTCCCACCCCGATCCCAAGCGCGTGCTCATCATCGGTGGTGGCGACTGCGGCACCCTGCGCGAGGTATTGAAGCACCCCGGCGTCGAGCACGTGGACATGGTCGAGCTCGATGAGCGCGTCACCCGCGTGGCCGAAATTTACTTCTCCCAACTCTGCGAGTCCAACCAGGACCCGCGCGCCCACTTTCATTTCACCGACGGCATTCAGTGGGTGGCCGACGCCAGGGCGGGCAGCTATGACGTGATCATGGTGGATTCCACCGATCCGGTCGGGCCCGCAGCGGGCCTCTTCGCCACCGAATTCTATCAGAACTGTCTGCGTGCGCTGGGTAATCGGGGCGTGCTCGTCGGCCAGAGCGAGTCACCACTCTTCAATGCCGACCTGATCCGCAGTATCCGCGCGCGTATGCGCGAAGCCGGGGCCAGCGACGTCGCCACCATTCATTTCCCGCAGTGCACCTATCCTTCTGGCTGGTGGAGCGCCACCCTAGCGGGCAAGGGCCTGAATCTGGCCGATTTCCGCGAGCAGGCCGCCCAGGCGAAGGCCTTTCCCACCCGCTATTACAACGCCGCCCTGCATCGCGGCGCGCTGGCCATGCCGGAGTTCCTGCTCGGCTAG
- a CDS encoding DsrE family protein — translation MHWTIIIQSSPDAPQNPAFTALRLAGAAVADGEKVCLFLVEGALQLALQSPDIQGDEHFQAQRDMLLEYIEIGMNVQACGMCLTRECKNEGDLLPGVAKGSMKTLVASIRNSDRVLTF, via the coding sequence ATGCACTGGACCATCATCATTCAATCGTCGCCGGACGCACCGCAAAATCCGGCCTTCACAGCCCTGCGCCTGGCGGGAGCTGCCGTGGCGGACGGCGAGAAGGTCTGCCTGTTCCTGGTCGAGGGGGCGCTGCAACTGGCGCTGCAGTCCCCCGATATCCAGGGTGACGAGCATTTCCAGGCGCAACGCGACATGCTGTTGGAATACATTGAGATCGGCATGAACGTGCAGGCCTGCGGCATGTGTCTGACGCGCGAATGCAAGAACGAGGGCGATCTGCTGCCCGGCGTGGCCAAGGGCTCGATGAAGACCCTGGTCGCCAGCATTCGTAACTCGGACCGGGTGTTGACGTTCTGA
- a CDS encoding RNA polymerase sigma factor has product MTASNFTRTPGMAEQALAILPPLALATYHNPVRPANRKQTYALATPANMDAFFRQVEHRAYRMVWYAIRDEESARDLVQDSMLKLVEKYSDKPAEEWAPLFYTILNRRMVDWQRRRKVERILGLVLPWRHNDAEDEEPFYPEVPDPAPNPEGRLSGRQTAVAIDSALASLPPRQRQAFILRDWEGLSVKETAIAMQCSEGSVKTHHFRALAKLRTLLAGFAPRNGDEEAGSSYNAKLDGREEDIHD; this is encoded by the coding sequence ATGACAGCCTCCAACTTCACGCGTACCCCGGGCATGGCGGAACAGGCCCTGGCGATATTGCCCCCGCTTGCCCTGGCTACCTATCACAACCCGGTCAGGCCGGCTAACAGGAAGCAGACATACGCCTTGGCTACTCCCGCAAACATGGATGCCTTCTTCAGGCAGGTGGAACACCGGGCCTATCGCATGGTCTGGTATGCCATCCGGGACGAGGAATCCGCCCGGGACCTGGTGCAGGACAGCATGCTCAAGCTGGTCGAGAAATATAGCGACAAGCCTGCTGAAGAGTGGGCGCCGCTGTTCTATACCATCCTCAATCGCCGGATGGTGGACTGGCAGCGCCGCCGCAAGGTCGAACGCATTCTGGGGCTGGTCCTGCCCTGGCGGCACAACGACGCCGAGGATGAAGAGCCGTTCTATCCCGAAGTGCCCGATCCCGCACCCAATCCGGAAGGCAGGCTATCCGGCCGGCAGACCGCCGTCGCCATCGACAGCGCCCTGGCCAGTCTGCCGCCGCGCCAGCGCCAGGCCTTCATCCTGCGCGACTGGGAGGGCCTGTCGGTGAAGGAAACCGCCATCGCCATGCAGTGCTCCGAAGGGAGCGTCAAGACCCATCATTTCCGCGCACTGGCCAAGCTGCGCACGCTTCTCGCCGGTTTTGCTCCCCGGAACGGCGACGAGGAAGCCGGATCCTCGTACAATGCCAAACTGGACGGGAGAGAGGAGGATATTCATGATTAG
- a CDS encoding UPF0149 family protein, with amino-acid sequence MAGDTLEKLSPLLLQADALAGPAETHGLLSGLAAGRQLPPVQDWLALVIGDSAPEEHPALVKQLAGLLIQISKDLAGENALSFQLLLPPDSAPLQDRVAALSDWCRGFLMGLRLSAPGKLPDDAREILRDFEAITQAGYDPELSEEAQEADFTELEEFVRMGVTLIHTELHEKEVPPPGTH; translated from the coding sequence ATGGCCGGTGACACACTGGAAAAGCTAAGTCCCCTGCTGTTGCAGGCGGATGCGCTTGCGGGCCCCGCGGAAACTCACGGGCTGCTTAGCGGCCTGGCGGCGGGCAGGCAATTACCGCCCGTACAGGACTGGCTGGCGCTCGTGATTGGCGACAGCGCACCTGAAGAACACCCCGCATTGGTGAAACAACTGGCCGGCCTGCTGATACAGATCAGCAAGGATCTGGCCGGTGAAAATGCCCTCTCCTTCCAGCTTCTGCTACCGCCTGACAGTGCTCCCTTGCAGGACCGGGTCGCGGCACTTTCCGACTGGTGCCGGGGATTCCTGATGGGCCTGCGGCTCAGCGCCCCTGGCAAGTTACCGGACGATGCCCGGGAGATCCTGCGCGACTTCGAGGCCATCACCCAGGCAGGCTATGATCCAGAGCTTTCCGAGGAAGCCCAGGAGGCCGATTTTACCGAGCTGGAGGAATTCGTGCGCATGGGTGTGACCTTGATTCACACGGAACTCCACGAGAAGGAAGTCCCGCCACCCGGGACCCACTGA
- a CDS encoding symmetrical bis(5'-nucleosyl)-tetraphosphatase, which produces MAVYAFGDLQGCAAPLNRLLEKIGFEPGQDRLVFAGDLVNRGPDSAGTLRRIHDLREHCQLVLGNHDIYLLARAAGVLPPKKDDTLEAVLADPQAAQWIEWLRRQDWLARVPGTDWLVVHAGIHPDWDEDTALQQAGYLHDALSGDGWRDFLRMLWAAPAPERWEDCRDEDMRQRFRAAVFTRARLMTAQDRFHWPSEAPAGKSRPWHQLYLARHPQARIVCGHWAAQGLLREERLLALDSGCVWGRQLTAAQLDSATTPAPIWQVDCASAGSRARY; this is translated from the coding sequence ATGGCTGTTTACGCCTTCGGTGATCTCCAGGGTTGTGCCGCCCCGCTAAACCGCCTGCTGGAAAAAATTGGCTTCGAGCCCGGCCAGGACCGGCTGGTGTTCGCGGGGGACCTGGTCAACCGCGGGCCGGACAGCGCCGGCACCCTGCGCCGGATCCATGACCTGCGCGAGCACTGTCAATTAGTGCTCGGCAATCACGACATCTATCTGCTCGCCCGCGCCGCCGGCGTCTTGCCCCCGAAAAAGGACGACACCCTGGAGGCAGTGCTCGCGGATCCGCAGGCCGCTCAGTGGATCGAATGGCTGCGCCGGCAGGACTGGCTGGCGCGGGTGCCCGGCACGGACTGGCTGGTGGTGCATGCCGGGATTCACCCGGACTGGGACGAGGATACGGCGCTGCAGCAGGCAGGATACCTGCATGATGCCCTGAGCGGGGACGGCTGGCGGGACTTCCTGCGCATGCTCTGGGCGGCGCCAGCGCCAGAGCGCTGGGAAGATTGCCGCGACGAGGACATGCGCCAGCGCTTCCGGGCGGCGGTCTTCACCCGGGCCCGCCTAATGACGGCCCAGGACCGTTTTCACTGGCCCTCGGAAGCCCCGGCAGGCAAGTCCCGGCCCTGGCATCAGCTCTATCTCGCACGTCACCCGCAGGCGCGCATCGTCTGCGGCCACTGGGCAGCCCAGGGGCTCTTGCGTGAGGAGCGCCTGCTGGCGCTCGACAGTGGCTGCGTCTGGGGCCGGCAACTGACTGCCGCCCAACTGGACAGCGCAACCACGCCCGCCCCCATCTGGCAGGTGGACTGCGCTTCGGCCGGCTCGCGCGCCCGCTACTGA
- the hslO gene encoding Hsp33 family molecular chaperone HslO — MPDYRQRFTFENTPIRGELCQLSSVYQRVLKQHDYPPLLKYWLGEMLAAVSLLGSTIKFDGSLIIQVQSDGPLRLLVGESDPKGGMRAYARWDEESARHFEAAEPDLRALCPGGLVIITIDPGPDMERYQGIVQLESTLARSIEEYFERSEQLATRLWLRADPEQGEAAGLLLQRLPNAVGDFDDWVRVGMLADTLSDEELLREESKTILHRLFHEDDLRLFTPQPVYFACHCSRERVEGMLRSLGEAELQDILREKGLIEVLCEYCQAPYQFDQVDVAALLASEHPGLLGSDQVQ; from the coding sequence ATGCCAGATTACCGACAGCGATTCACCTTCGAAAATACGCCGATTCGCGGCGAGCTGTGCCAGCTCTCCAGTGTGTACCAGCGAGTCCTGAAGCAGCACGACTACCCGCCCCTGCTCAAGTACTGGCTGGGTGAGATGCTGGCCGCGGTCAGCCTGCTTGGCAGCACCATCAAGTTCGATGGCAGCCTCATCATCCAGGTTCAGAGCGATGGCCCCCTGCGTCTGCTGGTGGGCGAGAGCGATCCAAAGGGCGGCATGCGCGCCTATGCCCGCTGGGATGAGGAGTCTGCCCGGCATTTTGAAGCCGCCGAACCAGACCTGCGGGCGCTCTGCCCTGGTGGGCTGGTCATCATCACCATCGACCCCGGTCCGGACATGGAGCGCTATCAGGGCATCGTGCAGCTCGAATCGACTCTGGCCCGCAGCATCGAGGAGTATTTCGAACGCTCCGAACAGCTGGCGACCCGGCTCTGGCTGAGAGCCGATCCCGAGCAGGGAGAGGCGGCGGGCCTGCTGCTTCAGCGCCTGCCCAACGCCGTGGGCGATTTCGACGACTGGGTGCGCGTCGGCATGCTTGCGGATACCCTGAGCGACGAGGAGCTGCTGCGGGAGGAGAGCAAGACCATTCTGCACCGGCTCTTTCACGAGGATGATCTGCGGCTGTTCACGCCGCAACCGGTTTATTTCGCCTGTCATTGCTCGCGTGAGCGGGTGGAAGGCATGCTGCGCAGCCTGGGAGAGGCGGAATTGCAGGATATCCTGCGCGAGAAGGGATTGATCGAGGTGCTGTGCGAATACTGCCAGGCCCCCTATCAGTTCGACCAGGTGGATGTGGCGGCCCTGCTGGCCAGCGAACACCCCGGCCTGCTGGGGTCCGATCAGGTTCAGTAG
- a CDS encoding tRNA 2-thiocytidine biosynthesis TtcA family protein: MHVGAGADGLPEPGLRHRPPLRLARLASQAIRHYHMIEPGDRLLLGVSGGKDSLTLLHVLLDFQRRAPIPFELAAVTVDPQSEDFDPGPLRDYIPRLGIPYFYMQKPIVKIAEQHMDKPSFCSFCSRLRRGTLYECARREGYNVLVLAHHLDDLAESFMMSAFHNGELRTMKAHYRIKDGDLRVIRPLVYVRERQTRAFAEHAGLPVIADNCPACFAKPTERARMKQILAMQETNQPQLFQNLLRTMRPLMQDGDPLVGQRSKA, from the coding sequence ATGCATGTAGGGGCAGGCGCTGACGGTTTACCCGAACCCGGGCTGCGGCACCGGCCACCACTACGGCTGGCGCGCCTGGCCAGTCAGGCCATCCGCCATTACCACATGATCGAGCCGGGTGACCGGCTGCTGCTGGGCGTGTCGGGTGGCAAGGATTCGCTGACCCTGTTGCATGTGCTGCTGGATTTCCAGCGGCGCGCGCCGATTCCCTTCGAACTCGCGGCGGTGACCGTCGATCCGCAGAGCGAGGATTTCGATCCCGGCCCCTTGCGTGACTACATACCCCGGCTCGGCATCCCGTATTTCTATATGCAAAAGCCGATCGTGAAGATCGCCGAGCAGCACATGGACAAGCCCTCCTTTTGCAGCTTCTGCTCGCGATTGCGTCGGGGTACGCTGTATGAGTGCGCCCGTCGCGAAGGCTATAATGTGCTGGTGCTCGCGCACCATCTGGATGACCTGGCCGAGAGCTTTATGATGTCGGCCTTTCACAATGGCGAACTGCGCACCATGAAGGCGCACTATCGCATCAAGGATGGCGACCTGCGGGTGATCCGCCCCCTGGTCTACGTACGCGAGCGCCAGACCCGCGCCTTCGCCGAGCATGCCGGCCTGCCGGTGATTGCGGACAACTGCCCGGCCTGCTTCGCCAAGCCTACCGAGCGCGCGCGCATGAAGCAGATTCTGGCCATGCAGGAAACCAATCAGCCCCAACTCTTTCAAAACCTCTTGAGGACCATGCGGCCGCTGATGCAGGATGGGGATCCCCTGGTGGGGCAGCGGTCCAAGGCTTAG
- the mrcB gene encoding penicillin-binding protein 1B, which produces MSKRLAVILGILGLVFSLGAVASLLYLDKQVTSRFEGKRWQVPARVYARPLELFSGRPLSEDELVNSLGRLGYRAVSSEPGRPGQYSRNGHSLEIHSRAFDFGDIREPAQALRVDFAGDRISRVRALDSAGNMERVRLEPEEIGVFYPKIQEDRILVKLKDVPKSLISAIVATEDRRFYEHHGVDLRGILRALVHNAQAGRTVEGGSTLTQQLVKNLYLSSERSLWRKLREAAMAMLLEMHYSKDEILEAYLNEIYLGQDGSRSIHGVGLASRVYFGVSLKDINLEQAALLAGMIQAPNLYNPYRNASNARKRRNEVLDKLVAVGYLDSARAERLKRGSLEVVRARKTLGPTPAFLDLVRRQLRQVYDEDTLTADGLRIFTTLDLPTQRTLEAAIAKGLPDLERRHRLPRGSLQGAGAVIHPATGEVLALVGDRQPDYAGFNRALDAVRPIGSLIKPAVYLTALSRPPQYTLATVLDDSPLVWKVADGDWKPENYDRRFRGPVLLERALYTSLNVPTVRLGQALGLPAVFDTLRALGVRRNMPATPSLLLGAHGLTPLEVGQMYQTIANGGYRTAVRSIQAVYTADGKLVGRYPAKTVEAVDPRAVYLLNAALERVMQVGTGAAASQYIPVGAGLAGKTGTTNDMRDSWFAGYNRDWLGVVWVGRDDNRPAGLSGSEGALQIWGRMARDLRVRPKPLRRPAGIEVLPIDPATGLQPGPNCLEQPAQVTVMPAFNPFDTLFGGQPAQPEVRVIHPDYVNVPFITGSAPPPAEPCPIVTTESQLPADAGVPGNEPQAPAPDQNQNRDPMGNAIQNLIRGLGNMF; this is translated from the coding sequence ATGAGCAAGCGTCTGGCCGTGATTCTGGGTATCCTGGGCCTCGTTTTTTCGCTCGGCGCAGTAGCCAGCCTGCTCTATCTGGACAAGCAGGTGACCAGCCGCTTCGAAGGCAAGCGCTGGCAGGTGCCCGCCCGCGTCTATGCCCGCCCCCTGGAGCTTTTCAGTGGTCGCCCCCTGAGTGAGGATGAACTGGTCAACTCGCTCGGGCGCCTCGGCTACCGGGCGGTCAGCAGCGAGCCAGGCCGGCCCGGACAGTACAGTCGCAACGGTCATTCCCTGGAAATCCACAGTCGCGCCTTTGATTTCGGCGACATCCGGGAGCCCGCCCAGGCCCTGCGCGTGGATTTTGCCGGAGACCGGATCAGCCGCGTACGGGCACTTGATAGCGCCGGCAACATGGAGCGGGTCCGGCTGGAACCTGAGGAAATCGGGGTCTTTTACCCGAAGATCCAGGAAGATCGCATTCTGGTCAAACTCAAGGACGTGCCGAAGTCGCTGATCAGTGCCATCGTGGCCACCGAGGACCGGCGCTTCTATGAGCACCATGGCGTGGATCTGCGCGGCATCCTGCGGGCTCTCGTCCACAATGCCCAGGCAGGGCGAACCGTCGAGGGCGGCAGCACCCTGACCCAGCAGCTGGTGAAAAATCTCTATCTGAGCAGCGAGCGCAGCCTCTGGCGCAAGCTGCGCGAAGCCGCCATGGCCATGCTGCTGGAGATGCACTATTCCAAGGATGAGATCCTGGAGGCCTACCTCAACGAGATCTATCTCGGTCAGGACGGCAGTCGCTCGATTCACGGCGTCGGCCTGGCCAGCCGGGTCTACTTCGGCGTCAGTTTAAAGGATATCAACCTGGAGCAGGCCGCTCTGCTGGCGGGCATGATCCAGGCGCCGAATCTCTACAATCCCTACCGGAATGCCAGCAATGCCCGCAAGCGGCGCAATGAGGTGCTGGACAAGCTGGTGGCGGTCGGATATCTCGACAGCGCGCGTGCCGAACGTCTGAAACGCGGCTCCCTGGAAGTGGTGCGGGCCCGCAAGACCCTGGGACCGACACCTGCCTTCCTCGATCTGGTACGGCGCCAGCTGCGCCAGGTCTATGACGAGGATACCCTGACCGCTGACGGCCTGCGCATCTTCACCACCCTCGACCTGCCCACCCAGCGCACCCTGGAGGCGGCCATCGCCAAGGGACTGCCTGACCTGGAGCGGCGCCATCGTCTGCCACGAGGCAGCCTGCAGGGGGCGGGTGCCGTGATCCATCCCGCCACCGGCGAGGTGCTGGCCCTGGTCGGCGACCGCCAACCCGACTACGCTGGCTTCAATCGTGCCCTGGATGCGGTGCGGCCCATCGGCTCCCTGATCAAGCCGGCGGTCTATCTCACGGCGCTCTCGCGCCCGCCCCAGTACACGCTGGCGACCGTGCTGGATGACAGTCCGCTGGTCTGGAAGGTGGCCGATGGCGACTGGAAGCCGGAAAACTACGACCGCCGTTTCCGCGGTCCGGTGCTGCTCGAACGTGCCCTTTACACTTCCTTGAATGTGCCGACCGTACGGCTCGGGCAGGCGCTGGGACTGCCAGCGGTGTTCGATACCCTGCGGGCCCTGGGGGTGCGGCGCAACATGCCCGCTACCCCTTCGCTCCTGCTGGGCGCCCATGGCCTGACGCCCCTGGAGGTCGGCCAGATGTACCAGACCATTGCCAATGGCGGTTATCGCACGGCGGTGCGCAGCATCCAGGCGGTCTATACCGCTGATGGCAAGCTCGTGGGACGCTATCCTGCCAAGACCGTGGAGGCGGTTGACCCACGCGCGGTCTATCTCCTGAATGCCGCGCTCGAGCGGGTGATGCAGGTCGGCACCGGCGCTGCTGCTTCACAGTACATCCCGGTCGGTGCTGGTCTGGCAGGCAAGACGGGCACCACCAATGACATGCGGGACAGCTGGTTTGCCGGTTACAACCGGGACTGGCTGGGCGTGGTCTGGGTCGGTCGGGACGATAACCGGCCTGCCGGTCTCAGTGGCAGTGAAGGGGCGCTGCAGATCTGGGGCCGGATGGCCCGGGATCTTCGCGTACGACCCAAGCCATTGCGCCGTCCTGCCGGCATCGAGGTGCTGCCCATTGACCCGGCCACGGGCTTGCAGCCGGGCCCGAACTGTCTGGAGCAGCCAGCGCAGGTCACCGTCATGCCTGCCTTCAATCCCTTTGACACCCTGTTTGGCGGCCAGCCGGCCCAGCCCGAGGTGCGCGTCATCCATCCGGACTACGTGAACGTGCCCTTCATCACTGGCTCGGCCCCACCCCCGGCTGAACCCTGCCCGATCGTCACCACGGAATCGCAGCTACCTGCGGATGCTGGAGTCCCCGGCAATGAACCGCAGGCACCTGCGCCGGACCAGAACCAGAACCGCGATCCCATGGGCAACGCGATCCAGAATCTCATCCGCGGTCTGGGGAACATGTTCTGA